The DNA segment AACACTTTCCAGCGCTGGGAGCTGGTCAAATACCTTTGTGAGCATGGGTTTGACATCTACTCCATGGGGGCCAGCATAGCCCGCGGAGACAGCATCTATACGTTTAAGAAAAGTTTTGCCCGAAATTGTGACAACCCATTCTATATCGGAACCAAGGTGCATCTGCCAACTGTGTACAAACAGGTGTGTGATCAGTGGAAGGAAAGGTATCCCGAGGCAGCCGCTGCGCACGCGAATAAACTTCAGGGTTACAGGATCCAGGCTTGACACTCCTCAATCCTTCCCCGATAACATCCGCTTACGATCTGGTTGCGATAGTCAGCGTTTTGCTGGGAGGCGCAACGGCATCGCAAGCGATGGTATCTGAGCACAGAGTGGGGAGTAAACACGATATATCTTGATTATCCCGAAAAACTTGTTAGTAAGAACATATAGACTGATGTTTTCGAGAAGGTACAGAGAGTATCATGCAGATAATGATTAACATACTGTATTCGTGTAAATTAGTGCAATTCGTGGATAAATAGACATGAAAGCAAAGCTCAAGGTGCTACTGCCCGGTTTCACCGGCAACATGGATGATGTGGTGATCTACTACAATTCCAAACTAAACAAGTACATCGCCAGACGGAAAGTGATGCCGAAGTTTACTCCGGACAATTCGATAGTGAAAGAGATCCATGCCTTCCGCCGCCGTATCAAGGTAACTGAGGCTTATCTGAATGACTGCCGGGAATACATCAAGCTGTTCAACCAGAAATTCCGCAGACAGGGTAGGGCGCTCAGCACCTGGCCAAACGTGTACATGAAGCTGATGCGGGCTTTAAAGGGCCAGTATCCCGAACTTGATTTCAAGACCCTGACCCGGGAAGAGGTTCTGGAACGGCAGTTGCCCTGCCGCACAATAGCGGCAGCGGTGGAAGCGGGCTATCTGGAGAAAGTACCGGGGTATGAAAATCTAATCAATACCATATAAGGTTCTTGTATCGAGTTTTGTAGCAAGATAATGATTAATAGCAGGGTAAAAAATGAGTCTGATCCAAATTCTGAAAGCCAGATTGTATAAGTCATTAGAAGCAGCCTCAGATAGTGAGAAAGACAAGATGTATCGTCAGCAATTTGATATTCACCCCCAAGCCAGACTGGGGTACCTTCCCCATATTGTTTTTAAAGGCAACATACAAATAGGGGCAAATTCATATTTCAACTCGGGCAAGATATCTACTGGCCCCAATTCAAGAGTAATCATAGGAGAATGGTGCGCCATCGGCCATAATGTGAATATCCACGCAATTTCACATCACCCGGATGATGCTACAGGTCCGGAGAACCTTAGGAAAGCTGTTGAAGCTAATGTCGTGATCGGTGATCATGTGTGGATAGGATCCAACGTGTTCATCCTGCCTGGGGTTCAGGTAGGAAGTGGCAGTGTGATTGGGGCCAATGCTGTTGTAACGCGTGATGTTCCTGCTTATACGGTGGTTGGTGGCATTCCAGCAAGAGTGATAAGACAAATAAAGAAAATGGAGGATCAACCGTGAACAAAAGAGTACTTTTCATTTCTGTGCATCCCGATGACGAGACATACGGCTGCGGTGGCACAATAATCAAGCAGCGGGCAATGGGCAACGAAATTTACTGGTTGAATTTGACTGGCGCGACAATCGAGCATCCGCATGGATTTAGCCAGGAAAAGTTGGATAACCGCAAAGCGCTGATTGCCAAGATTGCATCCGCCTATGGATTTACAGCATTCAGGGATTTGGGTTTGCCCACTCAAATGCTGGACACTCTGGATGTCAGAGATATATTTGGGGCAATCGATGCGGTAGTATCGGAGTGGAAACCCGAGATTATATATCTTCCCAACCGCAGCGACGTCCACACAGACCACAGAATCGGTTTTACTTCCGCTTACGCGACCACCAAGAGTTTCCGCATGCCATACATTAAACGGATTCTGATGTATGAAACCCTTTCGGAAACAGAATTTGCCCCAGCTTTGCCGGAAATGGTATTTATTCCAAATACTTTTGTGGATATCACTGAATTCATGGAGCGTAAACTGGAAATGGTCAGGATGTACGATACCGAACTGATGCCGGATCCTCTGCCCCGCAGCATTCATGCTGTAACCGGTTTGGCAGCTTACAGGGGCTCGCGGATCGGTGTGCTGTACGCGGAGGCCTTTACGCTTCTTTTTGACAGGAATTGAAAATGCCTAAGGTGAAATTCTGGTGGGATGATCCCCTGTCTCTTGAGAGCTTGGGTCTGTCTTGGAGTGCTGCGTTCGGCCGAGAATTCAATCCAGAGCTGTGGAGCTGGTGGCTAAATCAGAATCCTCTCCAAAGCAGGATCATTGCCGCCTACATCGAGGAGGATGGGAATGTGGCCTGCTTTTACACAGTATCGCCCAGGACACTGATCTCCCCATCCGGACAGAAACTAAATTCTGGTTTGATGAATGCTGGTTTCACCCATCCCGCGTATCAGGGCAGGGGTTATTATTTGGAGGTGAACCGGGCTTTGCATGTCAGAATGCGGGAAATGGGCTTCGACTGTATCTTTGGCTTTGCCAATCACAACTCGCATTATTCATATCGCAAGTATCTGGACTGGAATGATGTTGGATTGTTGACCAATTTCCGTTTGACGGGATCAAGCCTCAAGCATCAGGTTTCACAAGATGCAGGTTTAGTGATTACGGTGTCTGACCTTGATGCGTCAGGTTTAAACCAACTCAGTAGCTGCGTAGTTACCAAGGATAAATACCATCTTGAAAGGAGCAGGGAGTATTTGATGTGGCGCCTGGTGAATAATCCCGCCAAGCGTTACCGCTTACTTCGTGGCAGTTTGAACGGGGAACCAGTATGTTACGCCATTTACAAAAGCTACGCGGATACCGATGCGGACCTAATGGAGCTGTTTTTTCCAAGAGATTCGCGGATACCCAGGGAAACCGCGCTGCGGGGGCTGGCTGGCCATCTACTGGCCAGCGGGTTCAAGGCGGTGAACCTCTGGTCAAATCTCCACACAGAGGAGCATCTGATCCTCGAAAAGATAGGGTTTAGGGAGGAAACAGTGACCACCCATTTTGGCGTTATCGATTTTACCGGCCAGGACGGCATCAGTGATATTCGGAACTGGCATTACCGCTTTTTGGATTCTGATTTGTATTAAAACGATTAACGGACTCAACCGGTTACTGTATAATGAATAGATTACAGCTATGACCTTACGGGAATTTATAAAGTCATTCTCATTTTACGGCTTTTTGCCAGTCTTCACCAAGTTTGCCGGATTCCTGCTTGTCCCGGTTTATGTGAGGGTACTCTCCCAATCGGATTACGGCATCGCGGAGTTGATCCTTTCCACGGTGGGCTTTCTGACCTATGTCATCAACTTGGAGTTCTATGGAGCTGTGGGCAGGTTCTTTTTCGACCGGGAGTCCCTGCGGGGTCGCCAGAAACTGATCTCCACCGGGCTGTATCTGACCCTGGCCTCGGCATTGGTGGTCGCGGCACTGGGCTTGGTTTTTCAGGGTTCGGCGCACGCGCTGCTGTTCCCCCGGGGGAATTACCTGCCGGAACTGCGTCTGGGGTTGCTTTGGGCGGTGATCTCGGCAGTTTCCACCTATTTGAGCATCTTGCCCCGTTATGAAAAAAAAGCCGGCCGTTTCGTATTGTTCAATGTGATCACGGTATTGGTAAAGCTGCTCAGCACAGTTCTGTTCGTGGTGGTACTCAGGATGGGCATTAAGGGCATCCTCTGGGGCCATATTTGCGGGG comes from the Candidatus Cloacimonadota bacterium genome and includes:
- a CDS encoding CatB-related O-acetyltransferase, translated to MSLIQILKARLYKSLEAASDSEKDKMYRQQFDIHPQARLGYLPHIVFKGNIQIGANSYFNSGKISTGPNSRVIIGEWCAIGHNVNIHAISHHPDDATGPENLRKAVEANVVIGDHVWIGSNVFILPGVQVGSGSVIGANAVVTRDVPAYTVVGGIPARVIRQIKKMEDQP
- a CDS encoding GNAT family N-acetyltransferase; translated protein: MPKVKFWWDDPLSLESLGLSWSAAFGREFNPELWSWWLNQNPLQSRIIAAYIEEDGNVACFYTVSPRTLISPSGQKLNSGLMNAGFTHPAYQGRGYYLEVNRALHVRMREMGFDCIFGFANHNSHYSYRKYLDWNDVGLLTNFRLTGSSLKHQVSQDAGLVITVSDLDASGLNQLSSCVVTKDKYHLERSREYLMWRLVNNPAKRYRLLRGSLNGEPVCYAIYKSYADTDADLMELFFPRDSRIPRETALRGLAGHLLASGFKAVNLWSNLHTEEHLILEKIGFREETVTTHFGVIDFTGQDGISDIRNWHYRFLDSDLY
- a CDS encoding PIG-L family deacetylase; translation: MNKRVLFISVHPDDETYGCGGTIIKQRAMGNEIYWLNLTGATIEHPHGFSQEKLDNRKALIAKIASAYGFTAFRDLGLPTQMLDTLDVRDIFGAIDAVVSEWKPEIIYLPNRSDVHTDHRIGFTSAYATTKSFRMPYIKRILMYETLSETEFAPALPEMVFIPNTFVDITEFMERKLEMVRMYDTELMPDPLPRSIHAVTGLAAYRGSRIGVLYAEAFTLLFDRN
- a CDS encoding oligosaccharide flippase family protein codes for the protein MTLREFIKSFSFYGFLPVFTKFAGFLLVPVYVRVLSQSDYGIAELILSTVGFLTYVINLEFYGAVGRFFFDRESLRGRQKLISTGLYLTLASALVVAALGLVFQGSAHALLFPRGNYLPELRLGLLWAVISAVSTYLSILPRYEKKAGRFVLFNVITVLVKLLSTVLFVVVLRMGIKGILWGHICGASCSTVLYTLSSRKFLILDFSWPEAAEIARFSLPLVPGILLIA